Below is a window of Enterococcus gilvus ATCC BAA-350 DNA.
TGATTTTTTTCGGAAACGTGGACTCCCGACGACGTTTAACTTGGGCAATCACGAGATGGGAAATATCAAAGGAGAGCAGATGATCGAGCATTATCCAGATAGTCATTTCTTAAATCTTCGCTATCTAGCCTTGAATGAGAAAACGGTCTTGCTAGGCTTTAACGGCTGGTATGATTATGGCTTCTCTGAGCTAAATGATCCAAAGCAAATTCGTTCTATAAAAAATATTTATTGGTTTGACCGTATCATTGAACGCTTTTCTGATGATCAGTCAGTAGATCACGAGATTCTGGGACAGTTACGCCGTACATTAGATGATTTAGCGAAGAAGAACTATCAAGTTATTTTAGCAACTCATTTCGTCCCAAAAGAAGAGTTCATCGTTCATTTGGATGGTGACTATCAAATTTGGAATAAATTGAATGCTTTTTTAGGATCTAAAGCGTTAGGTGAATTATTGGATCAATATCCCAATGTTCAACACGTTGTATTTGGACATACCCATAGACGATTTTCTGACCAAACGATTCAAGGAACGGTTTATAGCTGTCGGCCATTGGGGTATTATTACGAGTGGGGAATCACCCGTGATTTTATTTTAGATAATCATTTGGCAGAGGTGTTTATTCCTATGAAGATGCGTCGGTTATTAAACGAACATCGGACGGAATTCGATGCGTATAAAGAAAAACATCTGATCGAAGAATTTAAAAAATCACTAACGTTGATTTCTTATTAGTAGCAGGAGGATACATATCTAATGGAAACAATCAAACAATTTTTTCTAAAGTTTACTCAGACGACCCCGTTTGTGTTAGCGAACACGATGATCGTCATTCCGTATTTATTGTTTATGCATTTGCTCGACCCGAAGCAGTCTGTCACAGTGTTGCCGTTTGTGCTTTTTTATACTTTTCGAGTGACAGGTGTCTTTCTGATTCGCGGATTGTACCGATCCATCGATCAGTATACGTTATTGATGGTTTCTCTTTTACTGGGGGGGATTGGGTCATTTTTGACGTTGATGGGTACAATTAATTTTGCATTTTATTTGTTGGGCAGCATCTTGTGGGGGTTGAGTGCCTCTTGGCTGCCTCCTGCGAATACCAGCGTGACTTTCTATGAAAAATCTAAAGGGTATCTAACAATGAGCAATCAAGGTTATTTGATCGCCCTGCTTGTTTTGACACCGTTATTAGTTACTACAACATTGTCTTTTCCGATCCAATCAGTCATCGTACCAAGTGTGGTTGCATTTTATTTTGTTTGTGCTTATCATACGGTGAAGCATTATCCACACTACGAAATGGATTTTAAAGAATTAACAAAGCATGTTTTCTCTGTTTCAGAATTAATATGGTTTCTGTTGTTTTTTATCGCACTCTTCCTGTTGCGAAGCGGACGATTATTATTTAATGAGTCTTTATTGAATCAAGGGATTCTATTATTTGCGGGCGTCTTCATTGTGGCGGTAGTCCTTATTAATCAGGTGAAAAACCGGTGGAAGCTTCCGCTTTGGCAAAATGCGCTAACGTTCCTTAACGGGATGTTGGGCAATTTCATCTTTTTATTTGGTGCTTTTTATATCGCAGTCTATAAAGGGACGGCTTCACAGGGCGTGTATTTGTTTCTGCCTTATCTTTTAGGGATGATCAGTTCGATCCTCTTTGCTGGCAAAATACGCCGCTCGTTCAACAATCCGTTAAAGGTGCAACTGGCTGGATTAGCAGCTGGATTGTTGCTGTTGAGTGTCCGTGTTCTGTTTCCATTGGCAATTCTAGTGTTGACTTTTTTCCAAAGTGGAACGAGCGGTTGGCTGAATCGATTATTTTATGACACAGAAAGCATCGAGCAACAGCAACGGCTCACAGCAAAATACTCTACATCCAATAAGGGAAGTATCACGCATCAGTTTATCTTGATGCTCTTGCTGCTTGTAACATTACGAATCAAACAACTGCCTTTAGAAGATATATTTCTACTGAGTCATTTGCATGGTTCGGATATTCTTATGACTATGGACATCGTTAAATTCAGCTCAATCATCATTCTATTTATTGGAGTCTGGCTAGTTGGAAGGATGGGGAAACATGCGTTTGATCGTTGATGGCGATGGTTCGCCAGTAAAAGATACCACGATCGAAGTGGCTGAAGAATATGCTTTGCCAGTGGTTATCGTAACAAGTATCGATCACTATTCAAAAAAAGAATACCCAGCTTTTGTGGAATTCATTTATGTTGACCGTGGAGCAGATTCAGCAGATTTTAAGATTGTTTCGGTCATCCAGCCAGAAGATATCTTGGTCACACAGGATTACGGTTTAGCTTCTTTGACGTTGGCTAAAGCGGCGCATGTCCTGCATCAATCTGGGATGGAATATACGCAAATGAATATAGACGCCTTATTGACACAGCGTTTTATCGGAAGTAAAATGCGGCAAGCGAAGCAGCGTACGAAAGGACCGAAGCCTTTTACGAATGAGGATCGGGAACAGTTTAAAGAGGTCCTGAAAAGCTTGATTCAACAGACTTTAATGTAATCTAAATGATAAGGTTTGTAACACTTGTAAAATTTCTTTTTGGGGATTTTGATTTTTGTGCTAAAATATGAGGGATCAGAAAGTAATGGAGGATACTCAGTTGAAAATTATTTTACTTTATGGTGGAAAAAGTCCAGAACATGATGTATCAATTTTGTCGGCCTTTTCAGTAATTTCTGCGGTTTATTTTGATTATTATCAAGTACAACTTGTTTATATTGATAAGACCGGTCAATGGGTCAAAGGCCCGTTGTTGACAGAAGCACCAGAAACAGATGAGACGTTGCGCTTAACTTGGGACCCAACAGGGCATGAAGTTGAAGGGTTTAATGGCAAGGTCATTGCGCCTGGTGATATCAAAGAAGAGGACGCGATCGTCTTTCCAGTCTTACACGGACCCAATGGAGAAGACGGAACGATCCAAGGATTTCTTGAAACATTGGATATGCCATATGTCGGTGCGGGTGTTATGACAAGTGCCTGTGCTATGGACAAAATTATGACCAAATACATCTTGCAAGCGGCAGGAATCCCACAGGTTCCTTATGTGCCTGTTTTGAAAAACCAGTGGAAAGAAAATCCAAAACAAATTTTTGATAAATGCGAAGGCATGTTGCTATATCCAATGTTTGTAAAACCTGCAAATATGGGTTCAAGCGTAGGGATCTCTCGTGCCGAAAATCGTGAAGAACTGCAAAATGCATTACAAGAAGCGTATCGTTATGATTCTCGTGCCTTAGTGGAACAGGGAATCGACGCGCGTGAAATTGAAGTAGCAGTTTTAGGAAATACCGATGTGCGGACGACGTTACCAGGAGAAATTGTCAAAGAAGAAGCTTTCTATGACTACAATGCCAAATACATTGACAACACAATACAAATGGCTATACCTGCGGAAGCGCCGGAAGAGGTTATGCAAAAAGCAAGAGATTATGCTAAATCTGCCTATACCATGTTTGGTGGTTCGGGACTTTCTCGGATTGATTTCTTCTTGACGAACAAGAATGAATTGTTCTTGAATGAATTGAACACGATGCCTGGTTTTACTGAATTTAGTATGTACCCATTATTGTGGGAAAATATGGGATTAAAATACGGTGATTTAATAGAAGAATTGATTCAATTAGGCCTGAAGCGTTACGAACAGCAAGCCGCATTTGAATAGTCCGGCCGCTGTTTATCACTACTAGCAGAACTTGAGATCTTCTTCTTAAAGAGGCGGTCTCAAGTTCATTTTATCGTTTGGCTTGCCGGGCTAACTTTTGACGAATTGCTCAAAATTTAGTACGTTGGCAACGCCTATAGTCAGAAACAACATTTGGGAGGAACACCATGAATTTTACAACGACAATCATCAGCAAGGCCGTTCAAGGTGAAGTATTGGCGGAAAATGAGGTGACCGTTACTGGTGTCGAATTCGATTCACGAAAAATTGAAGCCGGTGATTTGTTCGTCCCATTGCAGGGAACGAATGATGGCCATACGTTTGTAAACAAGGCGATCGAAAATGGCGCAACGGCTACGCTATGGAGTCAAGATCCCGCAACTGCCCCTGAAGGGATTGCAGTGATCTTGGTCAAAGACACACTGTCTGCTTTCCAAGCGTTAGCGAGTTACTATTTACTGGAGGAAAATCCAGATGTGATCGCGATTACTGGTTCGAATGGCAAAACAACGACAAAAGATATGACTGAATCGGTCCTGAGTCAAACGTTTCGGACGTATAAAACACAAGGGAACTACAACAATGATATTGGGTTGCCTTATACAATTTTACATATGCCAGAAGGAACAGAGAAACTGATTCTTGAAATGGGAATGGATCATGCGGGTGAAATCAGTGTGTTGTCTGAACTCGCTGAACCGGATGTTGCTGCGATCACCATTATTGGGGAAGCACACATTGAAAACCTAGGGTCCCGTGAAAAAATCGCTGATGCGAAAATGGAGATCACGACAGGATTAGCCTCAGATGGATTATTGATCATTCCGGCGGCGGAACCTCTATTAGAGGAGCGTATACGCTCTTTGCCTCAAACAATTGAAACATTTGGCATCCAAGCAGGCGATCTTTCTGCTACGATCCTAAATGAAGACAAAGGGGCAACCGTATTTTCGGTAGATGACAAGGGCTATCAAATTCCTCTGCCAGGAAATTACAATGTACAAAATGCGCTGATCGCTATGGCAATCGGCCGCTGGTTTGGCTTGTCCAATGATGATATATTTCAAGGATTAGCCTATGTACAGGTCACGCAAAACCGGACGCAGTGGCTAAAGGCTAGTAATGGCGCCGATATTTTAAGTGACGTATACAATGCGAATCCAACGGCGATGGGTCTAGTACTAGATACATTTGCCAAACTTCCGACAGGAGGCCGCCGCTTGGCCGTGTTAGCGGATATGCTGGAATTGGGTTCCGATTCCTTTTCTCTTCACACCAGTATGGTGGAGCATTTGAATGATCGTGATTTTCATGAAGTATTTTTATATGGTAATGACATAAAGGGATTAAAGGTGGCTTTAGCAGATCGTTATCCAGCTTTGGCTGTTCATTACTTCAACAAAGAAGAAAAACAGCAAATGATGGACGCTGTCAAAAAGAGTTTGCAAGCACAAGACAGTGTGGTTCTAAAAGGCAGTAACGGGATGGGCTTGATCGAAGTTGTTGAAACTTTGCAGTCGTAGTGAAAACTTGCAGAAAACGAAATGATGTGCTAAAATGAGCCATTGCCGAGAAATGAAGTAATGATTGAATGAGTCATCCAATAAATTAAAGATTCGCTAGCGAATGTTTCGCTGGCTTACCAATTATTTTTGAGAAGCGGTTGGGGCATTTTTCAGTTGAACGATGTCGCAGCCCCTTTTTGTGAGAGATGATCCTTCCGCCTGACTTCGCGGAGCGGTTTTTCGGTAGTATCGCCAAGGTCGGCAACTAAAGGGACCGTTGCAGACCAAACGCAGATACCAAACCACACGCTCTAAATGATAAGGTCAACAGACAATAGGAGGATATCATTTGAAATTCAAAGAATTAAAATTAGCACCAGAACTATTACTAGCGGTTGAACGCGCAGGATTTGAAGAAGCAACACCGATCCAAGAACAAACTATTCCTTTAGCATTAGTCGGAAAAGACGTTATTGGTCAAGCACAAACAGGTACAGGTAAAACAGCCGCTTTTGGCTTGCCAATGCTAGATAAAATCGATACAACGAAAAATGGGTTACAAGGTCTGGTTATCTCACCAACTCGTGAGCTTGCCATTCAAACGCAAGAAGAACTGTATCGTCTAGGACGCGACAAAAAGATTCGTGTACAAGCAGTTTACGGTGGCGCAGATATTGGCCGTCAAATTCGTGGGTTGAAAGATCGTCCACATATCGTTGTAGGAACACCAGGACGGATGCTTGATCACATCAACCGTCACACATTGAAATTAGAAACTGTTGAAACATTGGTCTTGGATGAAGCAGACGAAATGTTGAACATGGGCTTCTTAGAAGATATCGAAAAAATCATCAGTAAGGTCCCTGCAGAACGCCAAACATTGTTGTTCTCAGCAACAATGCCTGATGCAATCAAAAAAATCGGCGTGAAATTCATGAAAGACCCTGAACACGTGAAAATCAAAGCCAAAGAAATGACGGCTGATTTGATCGATCAATATTATGTTCGGGCAAAAGATTATGAAAAATTCGATGTCATGACGCGCTTGTTTGATGTTCAAACACCAGACCTAGCGATCGTTTTCGGTCGTACAAAACGCCGTGTAGACGAATTGGCTCGTGGCTTAGAAGCACGCGGCTATAAAGCTGAAGGTATCCATGGCGACTTGTCACAGCAAAAACGGATGAGCGTATTACGTTCGTTCAAACGTGGCGATCTTGATATTTTAGTAGCGACAGACGTAGCAGCTCGCGGCTTGGATATTTCTGGCGTTACCCACGTATACAACTACGATATTCCACAAGATCCAGAAAGCTATGTTCACCGTATTGGTCGTACAGGCCGTGCTGGTAAAGGCGGAATGTCTGTCACATTCGTTACACCAAACGAAATGGGCTACTTGCATGTGATTGAAAACTTGACGAAAAAACGCATGAACCCAATGCGTCCGCCAACCGAAAAAGAAGCCTTCAAAGGCCAATTGGGCGCAGCGATGGAACAAGTTCAAAGTCAGATGGAAGAAAATTCCGACAGCCTTGAAAAATACAATGAGTCTGCTAAAGAATTATTAGCGGCGTATTCACCAGAAGAGCTTGTTGCTCTATTGTTGAAAACGACAGCAAAAGATCCTTCAGATGCTGTACCAGTAAAAATCACTCCAGAACGCCCATTGCCTTCAAATAAAAAAGGCGGCTTCAATCGTGGCGGAGGAAAACGCAGCGGTGGAAATAACCGTGGTGGCGGCCGTGGTAAAGATAATTACCGTAAAGACCGTGGCGGTGATCGCGACCGTAATAAAAATAAAAACTACGGTGGCAACAAGCAACGCAGCAACAACAACAAAAATACAAACCGCAGCAATGATAAAAAACGTGGTTTCGTGATTCGTACGAACTCGAACGACTAATTATCAGCGACTATCAAAGCCATCAATCTTTTTGATTGATGGTTTTTTCTTGTTATGACAGACTTTGAAAAGATTCTTTGAAAAAAATCGTAGCATTTAAAGAAGTCTTTGGTAAAATAAGAGTGTTACTTGAAAGGGTTGAGGATTGCATGATTAAAGGAATTGGAATTGATGCCACAGAGCTTGATCGGGTCGCCAAAATTATAGAACGTCGACCGCATTTTGTGGATCGGATATTAACTCCGGCAGAACAGACCCTTTTTGCTAGCCATTCTCCCCATCGTCAGGTAGAATTTTTAGCAGGACGGTATGCATGCAAAGAAGCATTTTCTAAAGCTTGGGGAACAGGTATTGGGAAAGTTAGTTTTCAAGAGTTAGAAATTTTGCGCGATGATCATGGTGCGCCGGCCTTTACAAAATCACCTCACAAGGGAAACGTGTTTGTCAGTTTGACGCACACAGAGGAGCTAGCAATTGCACAAGTAGTGCTAGAGGAATAGAAAGAAGGACACGTACTTTATGGTTGTAACGTATCATCGACCTACGAGAGCTATCATACATAGGAAAGCAATGAAAGAGAACATCAAAAATGAAGTCGAACGGTTACCAGAAGGTGTTGAATTGTTCGCTGTTGTTAAGGCAGACGGATATGGCCATGGTGCGGTAGCGACAGCGCATGTTGCTTTATCTGCGGGTGCGACTGGTTTTTGCGTCGCGACATTAGATGAGGCGATTGAACTACGGGAAGCAGGAATCACTGAGCCGATTTTAGTATTAAGTGTCGTGTTTCCAAGTTATTTATCGTTAGTCATTGATTATGATCTATCTATCACAGTCGCAACAAAGGACTGGTTGATCGAAGCACAAAAAGTGTTGAACGATCTAGAAGAAACAACGACTGCTCCAATAAAAATTCATATCAAAGCAGATACTGGGATGGGACGAATTGGGTTCTTGACAGCAGACGAAGTCAAAGAAGCAGCTGCGTTTATCGAAGCGTCCCCTGATATGATTTGGGAGGGATTGTTTACGCATTTCGCTACGGCTGATGAGCAGGACACTTCTTATTGGCACAAACAAGCAGATCGTTTCAATGGAATTATTCAAGCTTTGGCTCATTTACCTCGTTATGTTCATTCAAGCAATAGTGCGACGGCTTTATGGCATGACAAAGAAATGCCTGGAAACATGATTCGGTATGGGATCGGGATGTATGGATTGAATCCATCTGGACATGAATTACCTGAGACCTATCCATTAATCCCGGCAATGGAACTGGTTTCTGAGCTGATCCAAGTTAAAGAGCTGCCAAGTGGTGAAGGTGTTGGTTACGGGAAAACATACGATACGCCTGAAAGGGAATGGATCGGAACGGTGCCAATCGGCTATGCGGATGGTTGGGTACGGAAGATGCAAGGTTTTTCATTATTAGTTGACGGCGAATTTTGTGAAATTATTGGGCGTGTTTGTATGGATCAATTAATGATTCGTCTGCCTCATGAATTCAAGGTTGGTACAAAAGTGACATTGATTGGTAGGAACAATGGGCAAGAAATCACGATGCAAGACGTTGCGAATCATTTAGGAACGATTCATTACGAAGTATGTTGTATTCTTTCAGAACGTGTACCGAGAATTTATCAAGAGTAAGTATGAATGAAACTATTACGAAACTTTGGGAGGAAAAATATGGTTAAGCGTGGTGATATCTATTTCGCAGATTTATCGCCAGTGATTGGTTCTGAACAAGGGGGGATCCGACCAGTGTTGGTGATCCAGAATAATTTAGGCAATCATTTTAGTCCAACGATTATCATTGCGGCGATCACGGCTAAAATGGCAAAGCCTAAATTACCGACACATATTGGGATCAAATCAAACGGTACGGGGATCGAACGAGACTCGGTCATTTTATTAGAGCAGATTCGAACCATCGATAAATCTCGCTTGAAGGAAAAGGTTTGCCACTTGGATCGCTGTTTGATGGCAGAAGTGGATGCGGCTTTGCGTATCAGCGTTGGCATCGAGACGATGTCAGCAGTTACTACGAACCTTACATAAAAGAGCCAAATGTTAGTGATTTGCGGATCTAATTATTCTGCCTGTACGGAACTTGTGTTTTCAATCAGTTCGTATAATTAGGGACGTGTGTATAGTGGTATTATTTTTTACATTCGCTAAATATCAAGGATGCAACGATTCGTTGCGTCCTTTTTTCGTCCACTCAATGAATTGTCTACCGCTCCTTTGTAGCTGCATAGAAATATTTCGTTGTATACTATCTATAGAAGGAACATTGAGATGGGTGGGGGAAATCATGGTTGAGATCGGATCACAGCTTAGATATTTTCGGCAAAAGGAGAGAATGAGTCAGAAACAACTCGCGAACCGTTTGCATGTCACACCACAAACAGTATCAAAATGGGAGTTGGACAAAAGCGCGCCAGATTATGATCAATTGATTGCTCTGAGTAAAATTTTCCGTAAAAGTACAGATGCATTGTTGGGACAAGCCAAACCTAGTTTTTTGGATTATTTAACAGATCCGCGGAGTGTCGTAAGAGGTTTTGGATTGGATGGCCTATCTCTTTTAGAAGGAGGAGAAGAGCGTGGAAAAGATCAGGATACTCAATAAGTTATTGCTAGTCACGTATAATTTGGGCGGCTTGTGTTTGATCCTTATTGGACACATGAGAGGAATTGGTGCTCCTACTGGCTATATCCCGGCATGGTTGAAACTCATAACGATTCTCGTCTTTTCTACGATGATTTTGGCGCATATCATCCGTTTTATTTTAGAGAAAAAAGTACAAAGGCAGTCTGACATGAATTAAGTGTCAGACTGTTTTTTAGTTATCCTTGTGCAAAGACGATTTGATTAACCGTATCACTTAAACAGGTCTGCAAGGTAATGCGTTCCCCGCCGCCGGCTGAAGTAATCTGGCCCCAATGATCCTGACCCGAATGAATATCTCGTCCGCTGTCGTCTACTTGGACTACGCCAGTTACGACATAGGATGCCGCGTTGCCCGCTTGATCAGTAACAGTGATGGATTGTCCTGCGCTGAGGGATAGGATCGCTGAAAAGACGCCTGGGTTATGTCCGATGAAATGAGTGTTTTGATTGTCACTGCCGGATTGTATTGGACTGCCGCCCCAAGTTGCTGCGGTACCGCCGCCATCAATGATTCCTTGCCCACTCCCCTGACCGGCATTTTGATAAGGCAGAGAATAGCCTAAAAATGAAATTTGATTTGCGGGTATTGCGGGTGTCTCTGGTACCGTGGGTTCAGTTGTCTTTGCTTCATGTGGCGTTTCTTGAGGTGGAACCGACGGCTGTGTATTGGATTGCTCTGGTTGAGGAGGTGCTTCTTGTGTT
It encodes the following:
- a CDS encoding type II toxin-antitoxin system PemK/MazF family toxin, with translation MVKRGDIYFADLSPVIGSEQGGIRPVLVIQNNLGNHFSPTIIIAAITAKMAKPKLPTHIGIKSNGTGIERDSVILLEQIRTIDKSRLKEKVCHLDRCLMAEVDAALRISVGIETMSAVTTNLT
- the acpS gene encoding holo-ACP synthase, yielding MIKGIGIDATELDRVAKIIERRPHFVDRILTPAEQTLFASHSPHRQVEFLAGRYACKEAFSKAWGTGIGKVSFQELEILRDDHGAPAFTKSPHKGNVFVSLTHTEELAIAQVVLEE
- a CDS encoding metallophosphoesterase; the encoded protein is MGKLAVITDLHADINHFGVKELEKLFNLLKEQDVTRLHFAGDTANKIAQTLTINDFFRKRGLPTTFNLGNHEMGNIKGEQMIEHYPDSHFLNLRYLALNEKTVLLGFNGWYDYGFSELNDPKQIRSIKNIYWFDRIIERFSDDQSVDHEILGQLRRTLDDLAKKNYQVILATHFVPKEEFIVHLDGDYQIWNKLNAFLGSKALGELLDQYPNVQHVVFGHTHRRFSDQTIQGTVYSCRPLGYYYEWGITRDFILDNHLAEVFIPMKMRRLLNEHRTEFDAYKEKHLIEEFKKSLTLISY
- the cshA gene encoding degradosome RNA helicase CshA, whose translation is MKFKELKLAPELLLAVERAGFEEATPIQEQTIPLALVGKDVIGQAQTGTGKTAAFGLPMLDKIDTTKNGLQGLVISPTRELAIQTQEELYRLGRDKKIRVQAVYGGADIGRQIRGLKDRPHIVVGTPGRMLDHINRHTLKLETVETLVLDEADEMLNMGFLEDIEKIISKVPAERQTLLFSATMPDAIKKIGVKFMKDPEHVKIKAKEMTADLIDQYYVRAKDYEKFDVMTRLFDVQTPDLAIVFGRTKRRVDELARGLEARGYKAEGIHGDLSQQKRMSVLRSFKRGDLDILVATDVAARGLDISGVTHVYNYDIPQDPESYVHRIGRTGRAGKGGMSVTFVTPNEMGYLHVIENLTKKRMNPMRPPTEKEAFKGQLGAAMEQVQSQMEENSDSLEKYNESAKELLAAYSPEELVALLLKTTAKDPSDAVPVKITPERPLPSNKKGGFNRGGGKRSGGNNRGGGRGKDNYRKDRGGDRDRNKNKNYGGNKQRSNNNKNTNRSNDKKRGFVIRTNSND
- a CDS encoding class F sortase, with protein sequence MFFLKIPRRKQFITSVVIVCLLLLAGPFHFYSVAEAKATPKDKTAQENQVKIHGDDTITIVPTDSFHPYQYYKAVNENLRPIKMTFNTIDASKPGHYELTLSAKNKQDYDERKVSIIVEEATTENKAAANQVNESSIAKPSAPEPSYQAPVETTTPTETQQKDSEGTQEAPPQPEQSNTQPSVPPQETPHEAKTTEPTVPETPAIPANQISFLGYSLPYQNAGQGSGQGIIDGGGTAATWGGSPIQSGSDNQNTHFIGHNPGVFSAILSLSAGQSITVTDQAGNAASYVVTGVVQVDDSGRDIHSGQDHWGQITSAGGGERITLQTCLSDTVNQIVFAQG
- a CDS encoding D-alanine--D-alanine ligase, encoding MKIILLYGGKSPEHDVSILSAFSVISAVYFDYYQVQLVYIDKTGQWVKGPLLTEAPETDETLRLTWDPTGHEVEGFNGKVIAPGDIKEEDAIVFPVLHGPNGEDGTIQGFLETLDMPYVGAGVMTSACAMDKIMTKYILQAAGIPQVPYVPVLKNQWKENPKQIFDKCEGMLLYPMFVKPANMGSSVGISRAENREELQNALQEAYRYDSRALVEQGIDAREIEVAVLGNTDVRTTLPGEIVKEEAFYDYNAKYIDNTIQMAIPAEAPEEVMQKARDYAKSAYTMFGGSGLSRIDFFLTNKNELFLNELNTMPGFTEFSMYPLLWENMGLKYGDLIEELIQLGLKRYEQQAAFE
- a CDS encoding YaiI/YqxD family protein encodes the protein MRLIVDGDGSPVKDTTIEVAEEYALPVVIVTSIDHYSKKEYPAFVEFIYVDRGADSADFKIVSVIQPEDILVTQDYGLASLTLAKAAHVLHQSGMEYTQMNIDALLTQRFIGSKMRQAKQRTKGPKPFTNEDREQFKEVLKSLIQQTLM
- the alr gene encoding alanine racemase; amino-acid sequence: MVVTYHRPTRAIIHRKAMKENIKNEVERLPEGVELFAVVKADGYGHGAVATAHVALSAGATGFCVATLDEAIELREAGITEPILVLSVVFPSYLSLVIDYDLSITVATKDWLIEAQKVLNDLEETTTAPIKIHIKADTGMGRIGFLTADEVKEAAAFIEASPDMIWEGLFTHFATADEQDTSYWHKQADRFNGIIQALAHLPRYVHSSNSATALWHDKEMPGNMIRYGIGMYGLNPSGHELPETYPLIPAMELVSELIQVKELPSGEGVGYGKTYDTPEREWIGTVPIGYADGWVRKMQGFSLLVDGEFCEIIGRVCMDQLMIRLPHEFKVGTKVTLIGRNNGQEITMQDVANHLGTIHYEVCCILSERVPRIYQE
- a CDS encoding helix-turn-helix domain-containing protein, yielding MVEIGSQLRYFRQKERMSQKQLANRLHVTPQTVSKWELDKSAPDYDQLIALSKIFRKSTDALLGQAKPSFLDYLTDPRSVVRGFGLDGLSLLEGGEERGKDQDTQ
- a CDS encoding UDP-N-acetylmuramoyl-tripeptide--D-alanyl-D-alanine ligase, yielding MNFTTTIISKAVQGEVLAENEVTVTGVEFDSRKIEAGDLFVPLQGTNDGHTFVNKAIENGATATLWSQDPATAPEGIAVILVKDTLSAFQALASYYLLEENPDVIAITGSNGKTTTKDMTESVLSQTFRTYKTQGNYNNDIGLPYTILHMPEGTEKLILEMGMDHAGEISVLSELAEPDVAAITIIGEAHIENLGSREKIADAKMEITTGLASDGLLIIPAAEPLLEERIRSLPQTIETFGIQAGDLSATILNEDKGATVFSVDDKGYQIPLPGNYNVQNALIAMAIGRWFGLSNDDIFQGLAYVQVTQNRTQWLKASNGADILSDVYNANPTAMGLVLDTFAKLPTGGRRLAVLADMLELGSDSFSLHTSMVEHLNDRDFHEVFLYGNDIKGLKVALADRYPALAVHYFNKEEKQQMMDAVKKSLQAQDSVVLKGSNGMGLIEVVETLQS